A single Anatilimnocola floriformis DNA region contains:
- a CDS encoding serine/threonine-protein kinase, translated as MSLSSLTNSFSTSAGSGAPCTSAQTPPPSPGDLGKYVVRREIGRGGMGVVYEGEDTLLERSVAIKWLVPHSAEPLAVDRLLREARWAARLHHPNVVAVYDAGEHPSGVFIALELVRGQSAYDHLHRQGPFAWQDATRIAAEVCQGLAAAHAAGLIHRDIKPANILLVAAADPEKHRGAPTSDSFASQPWAKLSDFGLSRSVNYTAPATVEGQVVGTPHYMSPEQIRGEQLDQRTDLYSLGATYFTLLTGRFPYERDDVIQTLFAHCSAALPDPRTCVPTLPEACATIIARCLAKEPRNRYSSAAELLMDLQSLLAGSPLSTSGSLRIVTPTVEARSGRNANYVAAGIAAVALLLLGLPFVWNWNRHVPSVPVVAAREIPKPERPALPPEGMTVEAAWSPQQNGTFVTDGELEFLRLAPDGRTLAWGISEGEMNTGRLTLYDIQRQVVVGSYTDARHYASFSSIAFPSERYLLMAVSSRVIALDRDTNQPTTLVELKDGSARSIDVSSDGKTLALGVVEWAGGGRVELFEFVVDEDGPRLQRRCLANKEHRHPVKCVAISPDGKSVASASDEGSVLLGSLQTGVTQYEWKLPEISGDGAELGYALQFSPDGQTVAAGGHRGVVLWDVATGEQRVLPARHARGIMSLAFSQDGKFIASASTDGIRIWNLSEGWQVGKKLEGHEGNVITGMAFAREDSLLITSGFDRKIHFVNLGRLKRSVYEE; from the coding sequence ATGTCCCTCTCTTCTCTTACCAACTCGTTTTCGACGAGCGCCGGCAGTGGCGCACCGTGCACGAGCGCGCAAACACCGCCACCTTCGCCCGGTGATCTGGGCAAGTATGTTGTCCGCCGTGAGATCGGCCGCGGCGGCATGGGCGTGGTCTACGAAGGCGAAGATACGCTGCTGGAGCGATCCGTAGCGATTAAATGGCTCGTGCCGCACAGCGCCGAACCACTGGCCGTTGACCGATTATTGCGCGAGGCGCGGTGGGCGGCTCGACTGCATCATCCCAATGTCGTGGCCGTGTACGACGCGGGAGAGCATCCGAGCGGGGTCTTCATCGCGCTCGAACTGGTGCGTGGGCAGAGTGCCTACGATCATTTGCACCGCCAAGGACCTTTTGCCTGGCAGGATGCAACGCGTATCGCTGCAGAAGTTTGCCAGGGGTTGGCCGCGGCGCACGCGGCGGGTTTGATTCATCGCGACATCAAGCCGGCGAATATCCTGCTGGTAGCGGCGGCTGATCCGGAAAAACATCGGGGCGCGCCGACGAGTGATTCGTTTGCGTCGCAACCGTGGGCCAAACTTTCCGACTTTGGTTTGTCCCGCTCAGTGAATTACACCGCGCCAGCCACTGTCGAAGGGCAAGTCGTCGGCACGCCGCACTACATGAGTCCCGAACAAATCCGTGGCGAACAACTCGATCAACGTACCGATCTCTATTCACTCGGCGCGACTTACTTCACACTGCTGACGGGGCGCTTTCCGTACGAGCGCGACGACGTTATTCAAACGCTCTTTGCCCACTGCAGCGCGGCGCTCCCCGATCCGCGAACCTGTGTGCCGACGTTGCCGGAAGCGTGTGCAACAATCATTGCCCGGTGCCTGGCCAAAGAGCCGCGCAATCGCTATTCATCCGCGGCCGAGTTGCTAATGGATTTGCAGTCGCTGCTCGCGGGTAGTCCGTTGAGCACCTCTGGAAGTTTGCGGATTGTGACCCCGACAGTCGAAGCTAGAAGTGGTCGGAACGCGAATTACGTCGCAGCGGGAATCGCGGCCGTCGCACTGTTGCTGCTGGGGCTGCCGTTTGTCTGGAACTGGAATCGCCATGTACCCTCCGTGCCAGTTGTGGCGGCGCGCGAAATACCGAAGCCCGAGCGACCGGCCTTGCCGCCCGAGGGTATGACCGTCGAAGCGGCTTGGAGTCCGCAGCAAAACGGCACGTTTGTGACCGACGGCGAGTTGGAGTTTCTGCGCCTCGCGCCAGATGGACGCACGCTGGCGTGGGGAATCAGCGAAGGAGAAATGAACACTGGGCGGCTGACGCTCTACGACATTCAGCGGCAAGTGGTTGTCGGCAGCTACACCGATGCTCGCCACTATGCGTCGTTCAGCTCGATCGCTTTTCCCTCGGAACGCTACCTGCTAATGGCGGTTAGCAGCCGAGTGATCGCCCTCGATCGCGATACGAACCAACCAACGACGCTAGTTGAACTAAAGGACGGCAGTGCCCGCTCAATCGATGTTTCGTCGGATGGAAAAACGCTGGCGCTCGGCGTGGTCGAATGGGCCGGCGGCGGCCGTGTGGAACTGTTTGAGTTTGTCGTCGATGAAGATGGGCCGCGGCTGCAGCGTCGTTGCCTGGCGAACAAGGAGCATCGGCATCCGGTCAAATGTGTTGCCATTTCGCCAGATGGCAAGAGTGTGGCCTCGGCCAGCGATGAGGGAAGCGTGCTGCTCGGCAGTTTGCAAACGGGCGTCACCCAATATGAATGGAAGCTGCCTGAAATCAGTGGCGATGGCGCGGAACTGGGTTACGCCTTACAGTTTTCGCCCGATGGCCAGACGGTTGCAGCCGGTGGTCATCGCGGCGTGGTGCTGTGGGATGTCGCGACCGGCGAGCAACGCGTGTTGCCTGCGCGGCATGCACGGGGCATTATGTCGCTGGCCTTTTCGCAGGACGGTAAGTTCATCGCCTCGGCTTCAACCGATGGCATTCGGATTTGGAATTTGAGCGAAGGCTGGCAAGTGGGAAAGAAGTTGGAAGGTCATGAAGGGAACGTCATCACCGGTATGGCCTTCGCCCGCGAAGATTCGCTGTTGATCACTTCGGGCTTTGATCGGAAGATTCACTTCGTCAACCTCGGCCGTTTGAAGCGGAGCGTTTACGAAGAATGA
- a CDS encoding RNA polymerase sigma factor encodes MNLPAIGTAPALDQITTRWSQICDPLRFVMRYSQAIRAYLKAIFRDDDAAEEACQEFLAKFLERGLDAAAPDRGRFRDYLKISVRNTAVAILRRKHERLIDPSDLESLATDSADDAWVSEWQRVILDKAWRLLEQHERSSPQGLHFTVLKLTVDHGQETSEQLAARASQLAQREINAVAFRKQLSRARQHFAQLIVEEVSQTLSSDVRRDLGEELAELGLLPYVKGQMNDESI; translated from the coding sequence ATGAACTTGCCTGCCATCGGCACTGCGCCGGCCCTTGATCAGATCACCACACGCTGGTCGCAGATCTGCGATCCGCTCCGCTTTGTGATGCGCTACAGCCAGGCTATACGCGCCTATTTGAAAGCGATCTTTCGCGATGACGATGCCGCAGAAGAAGCCTGCCAAGAGTTTCTGGCGAAGTTCCTTGAGCGCGGTCTCGACGCGGCTGCACCGGACCGCGGTCGGTTTCGCGACTACCTAAAGATCTCCGTTCGCAACACCGCCGTCGCCATTCTCCGCCGCAAGCACGAACGGCTGATCGATCCGAGCGACCTGGAATCGCTGGCCACCGACTCGGCCGACGATGCCTGGGTGAGCGAATGGCAGCGCGTGATTCTCGATAAGGCCTGGCGACTGTTAGAGCAGCACGAACGAAGTTCGCCACAGGGTTTGCACTTCACCGTGCTCAAGCTGACTGTTGATCACGGCCAGGAAACTTCGGAGCAACTGGCCGCGCGGGCTAGTCAACTCGCGCAGCGTGAGATCAATGCGGTTGCGTTTCGTAAACAACTAAGTCGCGCGCGACAGCACTTTGCGCAGCTGATTGTCGAGGAGGTTTCGCAAACGCTCTCCAGCGATGTGCGCCGCGATCTGGGCGAGGAGCTCGCTGAGCTCGGTTTGTTGCCGTATGTGAAGGGGCAAATGAACGACGAATCCATCTAG
- a CDS encoding Calx-beta domain-containing protein, whose amino-acid sequence MAAIQDWFERGAGGGGALFSPSINPLNPNEMYIASDMGQVFHTTNEGANWESVDFREIQGSNNSKMQYTVNPQIMYSLDYSTGGDFIRPTKSTDGGATWTPIAADPTNAEAYTVVADYNNPNRIIVSDYSTIWLSNDGGATFQQKYSTNDGNGAHIAGAFFDGNNIYIGTNQGVLVSTNNGSSFSVPSWGGNPSGQQILSLSGAKEGGTTRLWIVTMSAGDVYAGVPGNDHYGYAGVYRIDVGQSAWQSITSGITSGSHPFFVSSTLNDIDTVYVGGGSEASRPTVFKSTNGGSNWTSVLNTINNGNVQTGWSGDGGNRGWSYGENAMGFTVDQFDSNRIVITDFGFAHLSEDGGATWRALYVNPADLNPANAAIPANKNYRSSGLDNTTVWGLTWTSPTHMIAANSDIRGVQSYDGGASWGFNYTGHTANSLYRSVVNPTTGVVYAATASVHDMYQSTHLSDSSINGGTGSVLFSTNGGTTWQTMHNFGRVVTWVETDPTNPNRLYASVAHSTDGGIYVTNNANAGAASTWTKLATPPRTQGHAFNIDVLNDGTLVVTYSGRRTDAGFTASSGVFVSTNGGQTWIDRSAAGMQYWTKDIIVDPHDASKNTWYASVFSGWGGAPNGTGGLYKTTNRGQTWTRINDLDRVNSMTISPTNPNEAYLTTEVEGLWYTDNLNSANPTFTQVAGYHFMQPTRVMYNPYNANEVWVASFGGGMRVGYVTPPTASPGSVSIAQPTYTVSETGGSLVVSVSRSGGTSGAVSVSYATANGTAIAGQDYTATTGTLSWADGETGAKTFSIPLINDTLFESNETFAINLSNPTNGLALGANATSTVTVTSDDAQPLPGSVSIAQPTYTVSETGGNLVVSVTRSGGTSGAVSVSYATANGTAIAGQDYTATSGTLSWADGETGAKTFSIPLINDTLFENNETFTIGLSNPTGGLTLGANATSTVTVTSDDPQPLPGSVALAQAAYTVSETGGSLVVSVSRGGGSAGAVSVAYSTANGSATAGQDYTATSGTLSWADGETGVKTFSIPLTDDTLVENNETFTISLSSPTGGLAIGSPGTATVTLTSDDVPPAPPGVLQFSQAVQSIGEAGGSVVINVTRTGGSAGAASVSYSTANGTATAGQDYTATTSGTLNWADGDSSTKSFSVAITNDTLDEVLETISLSLTSANGAALGTQATALIQILDDDDSPPTNTDIEFDSALYETREDNVWRSIYVQRNGDISQPGSVAFTTVNGTAIAGSDYVAQSGVVQFAAGERSKKIDIRIMNDNILEPTETFTVALSSPNGGVLGQRATTAIRITDDEVNAAGTIQFDRATFETQENWGYANINLTRTGGSVGAVSVRFAVTPGTAQAGSDYQAVSGTVNFAAGQKSATVRVYLVDDYVLESLETAALTISNPTGGATLGARATATLSIADDEINSPGALAFTYASMSTQENWGYMRVYVERTDGYIGAVSVGYSTGGGTAVPGVNYTAVTGTLQFADGQRTAYFDVPLINNKVYGGTKTFGVQLSNPGGGARLGTVANGIVSILDDDKP is encoded by the coding sequence ATGGCAGCGATTCAAGACTGGTTTGAACGTGGAGCCGGTGGTGGTGGCGCACTTTTTTCGCCATCGATCAATCCGCTGAACCCCAACGAGATGTACATCGCCTCCGACATGGGGCAGGTGTTTCACACCACGAACGAAGGCGCCAACTGGGAGTCAGTGGACTTTCGCGAGATCCAAGGTTCGAACAATTCGAAGATGCAGTACACGGTCAATCCGCAGATTATGTACTCGCTCGATTACAGCACCGGTGGTGACTTCATTCGTCCGACGAAGAGCACCGACGGCGGCGCGACTTGGACGCCGATTGCTGCTGATCCGACGAACGCCGAGGCGTATACGGTCGTTGCCGATTACAACAATCCGAATCGGATCATTGTCAGTGATTACAGCACGATCTGGCTTTCGAATGACGGCGGCGCGACGTTTCAGCAGAAGTACTCGACCAATGACGGCAATGGCGCGCACATCGCCGGTGCGTTCTTCGACGGCAACAACATTTACATCGGCACGAATCAAGGCGTGCTGGTGTCTACGAACAACGGCAGCAGTTTCAGCGTGCCCAGTTGGGGCGGCAATCCCTCGGGGCAGCAGATTTTGTCGCTGTCTGGAGCGAAAGAAGGTGGCACGACGCGGTTGTGGATCGTGACGATGAGCGCCGGCGATGTGTATGCCGGCGTGCCGGGGAATGATCACTACGGCTATGCGGGCGTGTATCGCATCGACGTCGGACAATCGGCCTGGCAGTCAATTACGAGCGGCATCACCTCGGGCTCGCATCCATTCTTTGTTTCGTCGACGCTCAACGACATCGACACGGTGTACGTCGGTGGCGGCAGCGAAGCCTCGCGGCCCACGGTCTTCAAGAGCACCAACGGCGGCAGCAATTGGACGAGCGTGCTGAACACGATCAACAACGGCAACGTGCAAACTGGGTGGTCGGGCGATGGTGGCAATCGCGGCTGGTCTTACGGCGAGAATGCGATGGGTTTTACGGTCGATCAGTTTGATTCCAATCGCATCGTGATCACTGACTTCGGCTTTGCTCACCTGAGCGAAGACGGCGGCGCGACCTGGCGTGCTCTCTATGTGAATCCCGCCGATCTGAATCCGGCCAATGCAGCCATTCCGGCGAACAAAAATTACCGCAGCAGCGGCCTGGATAACACGACGGTGTGGGGGCTGACCTGGACGAGTCCCACGCACATGATCGCGGCTAACAGTGACATCCGCGGCGTGCAAAGCTACGACGGTGGCGCGTCGTGGGGATTTAACTATACGGGCCACACGGCGAACTCGCTGTACCGCAGCGTGGTGAATCCGACAACCGGCGTGGTGTACGCGGCGACTGCGTCGGTGCACGACATGTATCAAAGCACGCACCTTTCCGACTCGTCGATCAACGGCGGAACAGGGAGCGTGCTTTTTTCGACGAACGGCGGCACGACCTGGCAGACGATGCACAACTTCGGCCGAGTGGTGACATGGGTCGAAACCGATCCAACGAATCCAAATCGGTTGTATGCCTCGGTCGCGCACAGCACCGATGGCGGGATCTATGTGACGAATAATGCGAACGCTGGCGCGGCGTCGACGTGGACAAAGCTCGCCACGCCGCCGCGCACGCAAGGCCATGCCTTCAACATCGACGTGCTGAATGATGGCACGCTCGTGGTGACTTATTCTGGCCGGCGGACCGACGCTGGATTTACTGCGTCGAGCGGCGTGTTTGTCAGCACCAACGGCGGACAGACCTGGATCGATCGCAGCGCTGCCGGCATGCAGTACTGGACGAAGGACATCATCGTCGATCCCCACGATGCGTCGAAAAACACCTGGTATGCAAGCGTCTTCAGCGGTTGGGGCGGAGCGCCGAACGGCACGGGCGGTTTGTACAAAACGACGAATCGCGGCCAAACTTGGACGCGAATTAATGACCTCGATCGCGTCAACTCAATGACGATCAGCCCGACGAATCCCAACGAAGCCTATCTGACAACAGAAGTCGAAGGGTTGTGGTACACCGATAATCTGAACTCCGCGAATCCGACGTTCACGCAGGTGGCCGGCTATCACTTCATGCAGCCGACGCGGGTGATGTACAACCCGTACAACGCCAACGAAGTGTGGGTCGCCAGCTTCGGCGGCGGCATGCGAGTGGGCTACGTCACGCCGCCTACGGCTTCGCCGGGAAGTGTGTCGATTGCACAGCCGACATATACGGTGAGCGAAACGGGCGGCAGCCTGGTGGTAAGCGTTTCGCGCAGCGGCGGCACTTCCGGTGCGGTGAGTGTTTCCTACGCAACGGCGAATGGAACTGCGATCGCCGGACAGGACTACACAGCGACGACCGGCACGCTCAGCTGGGCCGATGGCGAGACGGGCGCGAAGACGTTCAGCATTCCGCTGATTAATGACACACTGTTTGAAAGCAACGAAACGTTTGCGATCAATCTGAGCAATCCAACCAATGGTTTAGCACTCGGTGCAAACGCAACCTCGACAGTGACGGTCACGAGCGACGATGCCCAGCCGTTGCCGGGCTCGGTCTCGATCGCACAGCCGACGTACACTGTGAGCGAAACTGGCGGCAATTTGGTCGTCAGCGTTACACGCAGCGGCGGCACTTCCGGTGCGGTGAGCGTTTCCTATGCAACGGCGAATGGCACTGCCATCGCGGGCCAGGATTACACGGCGACCAGCGGCACGCTCAGCTGGGCCGATGGCGAGACGGGCGCGAAGACGTTCAGCATTCCGCTGATTAATGACACGCTGTTTGAGAACAACGAGACATTCACGATTGGTTTGAGCAATCCGACCGGTGGATTGACCCTCGGTGCCAATGCGACCTCGACGGTCACAGTGACGAGCGACGATCCACAGCCGTTGCCGGGGTCGGTTGCGCTGGCTCAGGCTGCCTATACGGTGAGCGAGACGGGGGGCAGTTTGGTGGTGAGTGTCTCGCGCGGCGGCGGTAGTGCTGGCGCGGTGAGCGTGGCTTACTCGACGGCCAACGGCAGCGCGACCGCAGGGCAGGATTACACGGCAACGAGCGGCACGCTGAGTTGGGCCGATGGCGAGACCGGCGTGAAGACATTCAGCATTCCGCTGACCGACGATACGCTCGTCGAGAACAACGAAACCTTTACCATCTCGCTGAGTAGTCCGACGGGCGGACTAGCGATCGGTTCACCGGGAACTGCAACGGTGACGCTCACCAGCGACGATGTTCCACCGGCCCCGCCGGGAGTGCTGCAGTTCTCGCAAGCCGTGCAGTCGATCGGCGAAGCCGGCGGCAGTGTGGTGATCAACGTCACGCGTACGGGCGGATCGGCGGGCGCGGCGAGCGTGTCTTATTCGACCGCGAACGGCACGGCAACCGCAGGACAGGACTACACGGCGACTACCAGCGGCACATTGAATTGGGCCGACGGCGATAGCTCGACGAAGAGTTTTTCCGTTGCCATCACGAACGACACGCTCGATGAAGTACTTGAAACGATCAGTTTGTCGCTGACCAGCGCCAACGGGGCGGCGTTGGGAACTCAGGCGACGGCCCTCATTCAGATTTTGGATGACGATGACTCGCCGCCGACCAATACCGATATCGAGTTTGATAGCGCACTTTACGAAACTCGCGAAGACAACGTCTGGCGGTCGATCTACGTGCAGCGCAACGGCGACATCTCGCAGCCGGGGAGCGTGGCGTTTACGACTGTCAACGGAACTGCGATAGCGGGGAGCGACTACGTCGCCCAGAGCGGAGTGGTGCAGTTCGCAGCGGGTGAGCGGTCGAAGAAGATCGATATTCGGATCATGAACGATAACATTCTCGAGCCGACGGAAACGTTCACTGTCGCGTTGTCATCGCCAAATGGTGGAGTGCTTGGTCAGCGAGCGACGACGGCGATTCGGATTACCGACGATGAAGTGAACGCAGCCGGCACGATCCAGTTCGACCGGGCCACTTTCGAGACGCAGGAGAACTGGGGCTATGCGAACATTAATTTGACGCGGACCGGTGGCAGTGTCGGCGCTGTGAGCGTGCGGTTTGCCGTTACACCGGGAACAGCACAGGCAGGGAGCGACTATCAGGCTGTCAGTGGCACCGTGAATTTTGCCGCGGGGCAGAAATCGGCGACGGTGCGCGTCTACTTGGTCGATGACTACGTGCTGGAGTCACTCGAAACGGCGGCGCTGACGATCAGCAATCCGACTGGCGGTGCGACACTCGGCGCGCGAGCGACTGCGACGCTGAGCATTGCCGACGATGAGATCAATTCACCCGGGGCACTCGCGTTCACCTATGCCAGCATGAGCACGCAGGAGAACTGGGGCTACATGCGGGTCTACGTCGAGCGGACCGACGGCTATATCGGCGCCGTGAGCGTCGGTTATAGCACCGGCGGCGGAACGGCGGTTCCGGGCGTCAATTACACCGCGGTCACCGGCACGTTGCAGTTCGCCGATGGTCAGCGAACGGCTTACTTCGATGTGCCGCTGATCAACAACAAGGTCTACGGCGGCACCAAGACGTTCGGAGTGCAACTGTCGAATCCAGGGGGCGGAGCTCGACTCGGCACCGTGGCAAACGGGATTGTTTCGATCTTGGATGATGACAAGCCGTAG
- a CDS encoding DUF1501 domain-containing protein, with protein MLRIDAGSTGKYCDGLSRRSFVQLGLAGMGSLGLGSLLRLKEASAATVAKKDTSVILLWIDGGPGHMDTYDMKPEAPPEYRGIWRPIKTNVPGMEVTELFPLHAKVADKFSVIRSMHHDNGDHFTAGHWMLTGRGGTSGVNTPGKFPFFGAIATKQAGPRQVGMPANVAVPYAMSIGLRPGYFGGNYIGPQENPFETDGDPNASNFEVKNLSLGKTMTVDRLSDRRNLLASMDNLRREMDRTGRLDAMDKFDRNAYEMITGAKAREAFNLSAEKTETRELYGRHPWGQSTLLARRLVEAGTTFVTCHFGGWDHHWDLQKGYYNYLPKIDQLVYALFTDLAERGLYDKVTVVLCGEFGRTPRMNDGGNGGAAGSMGTPGRDHWGNAMSVLIGGGGIKGGRLIGSTNRLGEVPQDQPLMPGDLHHTLFKVLGVDPHVHYPDLTGRPIIAVDHGAVIENLF; from the coding sequence ATGTTGCGAATCGATGCTGGTTCGACCGGCAAATATTGCGATGGCCTGTCGCGGCGGAGCTTTGTGCAACTGGGGCTCGCCGGCATGGGAAGCTTGGGGCTCGGCAGTTTGCTGCGGCTGAAAGAAGCTTCGGCAGCGACGGTTGCCAAGAAAGATACGTCGGTCATTCTGCTGTGGATCGACGGCGGTCCGGGGCACATGGATACGTACGACATGAAGCCGGAGGCGCCGCCCGAGTATCGCGGCATCTGGCGGCCGATCAAAACGAACGTGCCGGGGATGGAGGTGACTGAGCTCTTCCCGCTGCATGCCAAGGTTGCCGATAAGTTCAGCGTCATTCGCTCGATGCATCACGACAACGGCGATCACTTCACGGCGGGCCATTGGATGCTCACCGGCCGTGGCGGCACGAGCGGCGTAAATACTCCCGGCAAATTTCCGTTCTTTGGTGCGATTGCCACGAAGCAAGCGGGCCCGCGGCAGGTCGGCATGCCGGCGAACGTGGCAGTTCCGTATGCGATGAGCATCGGCTTGCGGCCTGGTTATTTTGGTGGCAACTACATCGGCCCGCAAGAGAATCCGTTCGAAACCGATGGCGATCCGAATGCCTCGAATTTTGAAGTCAAGAATCTCTCACTCGGCAAGACGATGACCGTCGATCGTTTGAGCGATCGACGCAATCTGCTCGCGAGCATGGACAACCTGCGCCGCGAAATGGATCGCACCGGCCGGCTCGATGCGATGGACAAGTTCGATCGCAATGCTTACGAAATGATCACCGGCGCGAAGGCTCGTGAAGCCTTCAATCTGAGTGCAGAGAAAACCGAGACTCGCGAACTTTACGGCCGGCATCCGTGGGGCCAAAGCACGTTGCTCGCGCGGCGATTGGTCGAAGCGGGAACGACGTTTGTCACGTGCCACTTCGGCGGCTGGGATCATCACTGGGATTTGCAGAAGGGTTACTACAACTACCTGCCGAAGATCGATCAACTGGTGTATGCCCTCTTCACCGACTTGGCCGAACGCGGTCTGTACGACAAGGTCACGGTCGTTCTTTGCGGCGAATTTGGTCGCACGCCGCGCATGAACGATGGCGGCAACGGCGGCGCTGCCGGCAGCATGGGCACTCCCGGCCGCGACCACTGGGGCAATGCCATGTCGGTCCTCATCGGTGGCGGCGGCATCAAGGGTGGCCGCCTCATTGGCAGCACCAACCGCCTCGGCGAAGTGCCGCAAGATCAACCCCTGATGCCCGGTGATCTGCATCACACGCTATTCAAGGTTCTCGGGGTCGATCCGCACGTGCACTATCCGGATCTCACCGGCCGCCCGATCATTGCTGTTGATCATGGGGCCGTGATCGAGAATTTGTTTTGA
- a CDS encoding ABC transporter ATP-binding protein: MSTLLEAQTSPAGSASTANKAPVAVRGIVKKFQQGDSTVEALRQVSFAVEQGKFVAIMGASGSGKSTLMHVVAGLTTPNAGTVEIEGVDLSTLSDAALTRFRRRRIGLVFQAFNLIPSLSAEDNITLPLLSDGKPKDMQQRLDTLLARLGLTSRRKHRPDALSGGEQQRVAIARALITDPALVLADEPTGSLDSVSGQGICKLLRELCQEQKRTIVVVTHEPAVAIWAEKVVIMKDGQIVNETDTAPFGNALALATHYQSIASAPVK, translated from the coding sequence ATGTCAACTCTGCTCGAGGCCCAGACCTCGCCCGCCGGTTCTGCTTCCACGGCCAACAAAGCGCCTGTCGCCGTTCGCGGCATTGTCAAAAAGTTCCAGCAGGGGGACTCCACAGTCGAGGCTCTGCGGCAGGTTTCGTTCGCGGTCGAGCAAGGCAAGTTTGTCGCCATCATGGGCGCGAGCGGTTCCGGCAAAAGCACGCTCATGCACGTCGTCGCGGGGCTGACGACACCCAACGCCGGTACCGTTGAGATCGAAGGGGTCGATCTTTCGACGTTGTCGGATGCGGCCCTCACTCGCTTTCGCCGCCGGCGGATCGGCTTGGTGTTTCAAGCGTTCAATCTCATTCCGTCCCTTTCAGCCGAAGACAACATTACGTTGCCGCTTCTTTCCGACGGCAAGCCGAAGGACATGCAGCAACGGCTCGATACGTTGCTCGCGCGACTTGGTCTGACCAGCCGGCGGAAGCATCGGCCCGATGCTTTGAGCGGTGGCGAACAACAACGCGTGGCCATCGCGCGGGCTTTGATCACCGATCCTGCGCTCGTTCTCGCCGATGAACCGACCGGCAGCCTCGACAGCGTCAGCGGTCAGGGAATCTGTAAACTGCTGCGAGAACTGTGTCAGGAGCAGAAGCGGACGATCGTCGTCGTCACCCACGAACCAGCCGTGGCGATCTGGGCCGAAAAAGTCGTGATCATGAAGGACGGCCAGATTGTGAACGAAACCGACACGGCGCCGTTCGGCAATGCTCTCGCGCTGGCCACTCATTACCAAAGCATCGCCTCGGCTCCTGTGAAATAA